In Nitrospirota bacterium, a single window of DNA contains:
- a CDS encoding ShlB/FhaC/HecB family hemolysin secretion/activation protein, with translation MARRFGGVIVALGLMMGGGMADAWAVADVSVRPVLPDRPTLPGPVRPTSRAESAAKSTGSNGATSAEPSLPTSNQVEPVGFSILEFVVDGSTLLSREKIDEVLNKYKGPGKTIKDIDRARVELEKSYQQLGYPTILVVVPEQSVEQGSVRLDVVEGHLLGVTVTGNRYFSRYNILGKLPSVQIGALLYEPDFVKQLDAVNANPDLKIAPVLKPGSEQGTVDLELKAKDRLPLHAKMTGDNKGPFTTPAARMTWEAQYGNLWGQDHILTLQTTQTPTNWGAVQAYGFSYVAPLTWPDHLLAVYASKVSSNSTLAGTSLPISGGGDIAVAGNATVGGFRYLFPIFKGGKAGHQLSIGADFKRLEKTEATFPGDLGTAIVLSPIQYLPVSAGYTGTYPDSYGMTTFTTTLTGYVAGLIPGGGKKDFQGDPNNPDEFPGNRAGSTGTFGVVKSGISRMQPLPNEFLLSARVDGQWASEPLIPAEQFFAGGMDTVRGYIQNQALGDNALLWRAELYTPDLPSIPIDYFWQRRRSSEVKATMKLVAFYDYARLWTKRAPAGQQDISRLEGAGGGLRMRIEPINLNLQLDHAMALQTTGTTKRGDTFTHFMVSVGF, from the coding sequence ATGGCGAGACGGTTCGGAGGTGTCATTGTGGCATTGGGACTCATGATGGGCGGCGGAATGGCAGACGCGTGGGCTGTTGCCGATGTCTCCGTTCGACCGGTCCTGCCGGATCGGCCGACCCTTCCAGGCCCGGTCCGGCCGACATCGCGTGCTGAGTCGGCTGCAAAGAGCACTGGCTCCAACGGGGCAACTTCGGCTGAGCCGTCTCTTCCCACATCGAATCAAGTCGAACCGGTCGGGTTTTCCATTCTTGAATTTGTGGTAGACGGCAGCACGCTCCTCTCCCGCGAGAAGATCGATGAGGTCCTGAACAAGTATAAGGGACCGGGGAAGACGATCAAGGATATCGACCGGGCGAGGGTCGAACTGGAAAAATCCTATCAGCAGTTGGGATATCCGACGATCCTCGTCGTCGTGCCGGAACAATCGGTCGAACAGGGCTCCGTGCGGCTCGATGTCGTCGAAGGCCATCTCTTGGGCGTGACGGTGACCGGCAACCGCTATTTCTCCCGGTACAACATTCTCGGGAAACTGCCCTCGGTACAGATCGGCGCGCTGCTCTATGAGCCGGATTTCGTGAAACAACTGGATGCCGTCAACGCCAATCCCGACCTCAAGATCGCGCCGGTGCTGAAGCCCGGTAGTGAGCAGGGCACAGTGGACTTGGAATTGAAGGCGAAAGACCGGCTGCCGCTCCATGCGAAGATGACGGGCGATAACAAAGGCCCGTTCACCACGCCGGCTGCCCGTATGACCTGGGAAGCGCAATACGGCAATCTCTGGGGACAGGACCATATCCTGACGCTGCAGACGACGCAGACGCCGACAAATTGGGGAGCGGTGCAGGCCTACGGCTTCAGCTATGTCGCGCCGCTCACCTGGCCCGACCATTTGCTGGCGGTGTATGCCTCGAAGGTGAGTAGCAACTCGACTCTGGCCGGAACCTCGTTGCCCATCAGCGGGGGAGGCGACATCGCCGTGGCAGGAAATGCGACGGTGGGCGGCTTTCGCTATCTCTTTCCGATTTTCAAAGGCGGCAAGGCCGGGCATCAGCTCTCGATCGGCGCCGACTTCAAACGGCTGGAGAAAACGGAAGCCACCTTTCCCGGAGATCTAGGCACCGCGATCGTGTTGAGCCCCATCCAATATCTGCCGGTTTCGGCCGGTTACACGGGAACCTATCCCGACTCGTACGGGATGACGACCTTCACCACGACCCTGACCGGCTACGTCGCCGGACTCATTCCTGGCGGAGGCAAGAAAGACTTTCAAGGAGACCCGAACAATCCCGACGAATTCCCCGGGAACCGTGCCGGTTCGACCGGCACATTCGGAGTGGTGAAGAGCGGCATCAGCCGTATGCAGCCCTTGCCGAACGAGTTTCTGTTGTCCGCTCGAGTCGATGGGCAATGGGCCTCTGAGCCGCTGATTCCTGCCGAGCAGTTTTTTGCCGGTGGAATGGATACGGTGCGCGGCTACATTCAAAACCAAGCGTTGGGGGACAACGCCTTGCTCTGGCGCGCGGAACTGTACACGCCGGACTTGCCATCCATTCCGATCGATTATTTCTGGCAACGGCGGCGGAGTTCGGAGGTGAAGGCGACGATGAAGTTGGTCGCCTTCTACGACTACGCCAGGCTCTGGACCAAGCGGGCACCGGCCGGGCAACAAGACATCTCCCGGCTTGAAGGCGCCGGCGGAGGCCTGCGGATGAGGATCGAGCCGATCAACCTGAATCTGCAGCTCGATCACGCGATGGCGCTGCAGACGACCGGCACGACCAAGCGTGGCGATACGTTTACGCATTTTATGGTCAGTGTTGGATTTTAA
- a CDS encoding type II secretion system protein N, whose protein sequence is MKSTHIRRLVIVLYLLAATLLLAHSINAFVEHELTAMPGSGSDKTVTTEPGSPRTESSIQLVEQIRASSLFPLPTQPSVLSANGAPAALPKPPLDIAKKLRLLGTIVSDREGGAAVIEDIASKRQGLFHLHDTIPDLGEIHAIRRDGVVIRLDDQEELLEPAVLQQDQARPVPVAMTSSQQAFVPLLKRTLDRREVLEAVSDPTKLMMQAHAVPHITNGTLNGFRLDFVAPASFFEKAGFLYGDVIQRINGVEIRDPGWLLSSFQQVVNERTVKVDLIRSAQNATLTYDLR, encoded by the coding sequence ATGAAATCGACTCACATCCGGCGTCTCGTCATCGTGCTGTATCTCCTCGCAGCCACACTGCTCCTTGCGCACTCGATCAACGCGTTTGTCGAGCATGAGCTCACCGCGATGCCCGGGTCCGGCTCGGACAAGACTGTGACGACCGAGCCGGGTTCCCCACGCACTGAATCCTCGATTCAGCTTGTCGAGCAGATCAGGGCCAGCAGCTTGTTTCCGCTTCCGACACAACCGTCCGTCCTCTCAGCTAACGGCGCACCGGCCGCACTCCCGAAGCCTCCGCTCGACATTGCCAAGAAGCTCCGCTTGCTTGGCACCATTGTGAGCGACCGGGAGGGCGGAGCTGCCGTGATCGAGGATATCGCCTCGAAGCGGCAGGGTTTATTCCATCTCCACGACACCATCCCCGATCTCGGTGAGATCCATGCGATCCGACGCGACGGTGTTGTGATTCGCCTCGATGACCAGGAAGAACTACTCGAACCGGCCGTGCTGCAACAGGATCAGGCCCGGCCGGTGCCCGTTGCCATGACCTCATCACAACAGGCCTTCGTTCCGCTGCTGAAACGCACATTGGATCGCCGGGAAGTGCTGGAGGCCGTCAGCGACCCCACCAAGCTGATGATGCAGGCCCACGCAGTGCCGCACATTACGAACGGGACTCTGAACGGGTTTCGCCTCGACTTCGTTGCCCCGGCCAGCTTCTTCGAGAAAGCGGGTTTTCTATACGGCGATGTAATTCAACGCATCAACGGAGTCGAGATTCGCGATCCTGGATGGTTGCTGAGTTCGTTTCAGCAGGTCGTGAACGAACGCACCGTGAAAGTCGACTTGATCCGTTCCGCGCAAAACGCGACGCTCACCTACGATCTCCGCTAG
- a CDS encoding outer membrane beta-barrel protein → MIRVLLLGVAITGTHSIAQAEWYAGGYGGLSTSGSITDATMPLRGQRLAEQQFPQANEPLNSNGRGTLTQTFKTSDISLKNSVIFGGKVGYFFTEEKLSWLGVELEAFTTNPKIKSQTLTTTQDIQYQPNTPAAANQCPPQNIINPQPNCPASVLNRSSLTLQESSLRVTTVAFNLIARYPGQFFQPYAGVGAGAFYFSSSNGSIQGRQFRPGLNLLAGTKVRVTDEWGLFAEGKYNIANVGNFDPTLGLSGMYSIFHLVAGVAYHF, encoded by the coding sequence ATGATCAGGGTACTGCTGTTAGGTGTCGCAATCACGGGCACCCACTCCATTGCGCAGGCGGAATGGTATGCCGGAGGATATGGAGGGCTCAGCACGTCGGGCTCGATCACCGACGCCACCATGCCGCTCAGGGGACAACGGCTCGCAGAGCAACAATTTCCGCAAGCCAATGAACCGCTCAATAGTAATGGTCGCGGCACGCTGACCCAAACGTTCAAGACATCGGATATCTCGCTCAAAAATTCTGTCATCTTTGGAGGAAAGGTCGGATACTTTTTTACCGAGGAGAAACTCTCCTGGCTCGGCGTCGAACTGGAGGCCTTCACCACAAACCCGAAGATCAAGTCCCAAACACTCACGACCACCCAAGATATTCAGTATCAACCCAACACTCCCGCAGCCGCGAACCAATGCCCGCCTCAAAATATCATCAATCCCCAGCCGAACTGCCCGGCATCTGTGCTCAATAGATCGAGCCTGACCTTACAGGAGTCGTCCCTGCGCGTCACAACGGTGGCCTTCAACCTCATTGCCCGTTATCCGGGACAATTCTTCCAGCCCTACGCCGGCGTCGGAGCCGGAGCCTTCTATTTTTCCTCCTCAAATGGGAGTATCCAAGGCCGTCAGTTCCGTCCCGGCCTTAATCTGCTCGCGGGAACCAAAGTTCGCGTTACAGACGAGTGGGGGCTGTTCGCGGAAGGAAAGTACAATATTGCCAATGTCGGCAACTTCGATCCGACCCTCGGCCTGAGCGGCATGTACAGCATCTTTCACCTCGTCGCGGGGGTCGCGTACCACTTTTAA
- a CDS encoding CYTH and CHAD domain-containing protein, whose translation MTRSDSRPPVRRPSGALSSKVEREIKLAIDPGFRLPTLPGIPLPRHLLTSTYYDTSQYDLAHAGITLRHRIVRGKQAWQLKLPLMKDRQEIELVDRQSIPPATFRDLLFLHLRQRELLPVATLRVWRAGVRVRIDKIDIAAVTIDQVSVVKDGVVLDRFRELEIEQVNGTDAMLLDLERQLRRAGAHDHDGRPKLFRALSLPAPKPEPPPAPDAPVIDHVKWILARHLRWLLAHDPGARLGREAESLHQMRVATRQLRVVLRTARPLLLPVWADSLHDELRWLGQLLGPARDLDVQLAYFREESTALDAGDRRPLAPFIAHLKVQRNHAHDVLLRELQGARYLDLIRRLQDATVNPTAVESAVTLHDLATGTFKKLRKVLRLVGASPTSAMIHEIRIKTKRARYAAELAEPVVGKPATRFIKKARVVQDVLGMYQDAIQAEAFVRAFLKQSASVRAAFVAGRMVERQRERRAKASKEMRALWEGLLKRGENAWG comes from the coding sequence ATGACTCGATCCGACAGCCGTCCCCCGGTTCGCCGTCCTTCCGGTGCCCTGTCCTCGAAAGTCGAGCGTGAGATCAAGCTGGCCATCGATCCTGGTTTCCGCCTGCCCACTCTTCCCGGTATCCCGCTGCCGCGACACCTACTGACCTCGACCTACTACGACACCTCCCAGTACGACCTGGCCCATGCGGGGATCACCCTCCGCCATCGCATCGTGCGAGGAAAACAGGCCTGGCAATTGAAACTCCCTCTGATGAAAGACCGGCAAGAAATCGAGCTGGTCGATCGCCAATCCATTCCACCGGCCACCTTCCGCGATCTGCTCTTTCTCCATTTGAGACAACGAGAGCTGCTGCCGGTCGCAACACTACGGGTCTGGCGCGCCGGCGTCCGCGTGCGCATAGACAAGATCGATATCGCAGCGGTCACGATCGACCAGGTGTCGGTCGTGAAGGATGGAGTCGTGCTTGATCGTTTTCGAGAACTCGAAATCGAACAAGTAAATGGGACAGACGCGATGCTACTCGACCTCGAACGGCAGCTTCGTCGAGCGGGAGCCCACGATCATGACGGGCGCCCCAAGCTCTTTCGCGCACTCTCCCTGCCTGCGCCAAAACCTGAACCGCCTCCGGCGCCTGATGCGCCGGTGATCGATCATGTGAAGTGGATCCTTGCACGTCATCTCCGATGGCTGCTGGCGCATGACCCAGGCGCCAGACTCGGAAGGGAAGCCGAAAGCCTGCACCAAATGCGCGTGGCCACGAGACAGTTGCGCGTTGTCCTGCGCACCGCCAGGCCCCTACTCCTTCCTGTATGGGCCGACTCGTTGCACGATGAGCTGCGCTGGCTCGGCCAACTATTGGGACCGGCTCGCGATCTCGATGTCCAACTCGCCTATTTCCGGGAAGAAAGTACGGCACTCGATGCGGGAGACCGCCGACCGCTGGCACCCTTCATCGCCCACCTGAAAGTCCAGAGAAACCATGCCCACGACGTCCTGCTGCGGGAGTTACAGGGCGCACGATATCTCGACCTCATCAGGCGGCTCCAGGACGCAACGGTGAATCCCACCGCTGTCGAATCTGCCGTGACCTTGCACGACCTCGCCACAGGCACGTTCAAGAAACTGCGGAAGGTGCTTCGCCTGGTCGGTGCGTCACCCACCAGTGCCATGATCCACGAAATCAGGATCAAAACTAAACGGGCTCGCTATGCAGCGGAACTGGCGGAGCCGGTCGTCGGTAAACCAGCTACTCGTTTTATCAAAAAAGCGCGAGTCGTCCAGGATGTCTTAGGGATGTATCAGGATGCCATTCAAGCCGAAGCCTTTGTCAGGGCCTTCCTCAAGCAATCGGCCAGCGTGAGGGCGGCATTCGTTGCCGGGCGCATGGTCGAACGTCAGCGAGAGCGTCGCGCGAAAGCGAGCAAAGAGATGCGGGCGCTCTGGGAAGGGCTGTTGAAGCGAGGGGAAAACGCTTGGGGATAA
- a CDS encoding helix-turn-helix domain-containing protein — MSEQVSKRLYSVKEAGKYLGRSPWAIRHLIWEGHLPQVRQGRRVMVDVVDMDRFIEKHKMEVGDGHDLPQEAERTCIA; from the coding sequence ATGAGCGAACAAGTTAGTAAGCGGTTGTACAGCGTGAAGGAGGCCGGGAAATATCTCGGCAGAAGCCCCTGGGCGATACGTCACTTGATTTGGGAAGGGCATCTTCCGCAAGTCCGGCAGGGGCGACGCGTCATGGTCGATGTGGTGGACATGGATCGGTTCATCGAGAAACACAAAATGGAGGTTGGGGATGGGCATGATCTACCGCAGGAAGCAGAGAGAACCTGCATCGCGTAA